A stretch of DNA from Methanobacterium sp. Maddingley MBC34:
TTTTGGAAACCTTCTTTATAGATTCCACCATATCGTGGTTTTTGGAGTACTCCCTGGTTAAGAGGTGGCAGATGACTTCGGAGTCAGTGGATGATTGAAATTTTATTCCTTCTTTCTCCAGATCTCTTTTGAGTTCCATGGAGTTAATAATATCTCCATTATGAGCTATAGCAATGTTTCCCATGTCAAATTTGCTTATAAATGGCTGGGAATTTTGAATTTGTGATTCACCTGTTGTAGAGTAACGTACATGGCCTATTCCCACATTTCCATCCAGTCCTTCGATGTTTCCGTTGTTGAACACGTCGCAGACCAGTCCCATACCTCTATAGGTACGCATCTCCTCACCATTGTGGGCGGATATGCCCGCAGACTCTTGTCCACGGTGTTGTAACGCATATAATCCGTAATATAGTTCTCTGGAAATGTTATGGGACTTATTATGGGAATAAGCACCTACAATACCACATTTATCCTGCACTTGGAATTCTCCCTTATTATCTTAGGCATAGGTATTTTTTTAAAAAGAGATGGAAAAATCAATTAATTACACTACTCCTTGAGTAAGTGTGGACTGAATTTCTCATCACCTATTTCTTCCTTAAGATCTTCAATTTTTGAATCGTAAAAAATGAGCACCGTACGAATAACCTTCAACCAATCCACTGCATCTTTCCGAGATGGGGCAGTTATGAAACCTTGCCCTAAAACAATGTTATCTGGTTTAAATTCGCTGGTAATAAAAGTAATATGTTCTTCTTCATCTAAGGTTTCATTAAAGGTTTCTTTCCACAGTTCGCTGAGAGAGAATCTTTCATACAGATTTTTATTTATTAAAATTCCGTATTGGTTCTTCACATCAGCATAGCGCTGTTTTGTGACCTTAAATTCTTCCTGTAAACTTGACCGCTTTAATTTGAGCCTTTCCTGGGAATCAGTTAGTTCTTGATTCTCTAAGATGAGTTCATCCTTTTGTGAAGACAGATCCTGAATTTCTTTATTCAATTCCTTAATTTTAGCTTCAGATTCTTTGAGTCTATCTTTAGTTTCCTGGAAACGTCCCAGGTTAGCGATGGATAATAATCCAGAACGAATTATAGCATTTTTAATTTCCCTTCTAATAAGTACGGGGTCAATATACTCCACGTCATGGCCAAAGGGGAGTTTCATCCTTTCTATATGGCCCACTTCTTTTTTGAGAACTTTCTGGAATTTTTCAGCCAGTTCTCTTCCAGGGGCATCCACATCAGTGGCGATTAAAACAATATCTGCACCATTAACTGCTTTTTTAGCTATTTCTATGTTGGTGGTGGGTATAATGGAGGAGATGGTTATGTGGTACTCCGCTCCCAGGGCAATGTTCTGCAATGCCCGGGAGACGTTTTCCACGTCTGAAGCTCCTTCCACAATAATACGCACATCGATGGGATTTCTAATTTCCATCTATTTCAACCTGTAGCCGTTAAGTTTCTTGTTCTGCCAGCTGTAGGTCCTGACCCTTTTGGATCTTCCAAATCCACAGGCAGCACAGTAACGCTTCCTGGCATTGTATGAATTTTTCCCACATCTTCTACAACGGATATGGGTTTTTTTGTTACGTTTACCAAATGATGGTGTACCTTTCAATTTAATATCCTCCTAATAATATCTCCCGGTTCATTTAACCGGTACTTACGTTTATCCTGGTGATATGTATACTATGTTATCCCCACGTATGAGGACCACGCCTAATCTTCTTGATGATTCGCCGCTTTCTAATTCTTCAGCGTCATTCAGAACTAAATTCATATGCATATCAAAGCTTTCAAGAACTCCACGGAATTCTCTGCCGCCTTTAAGTTTAATTAACACTTGAGAGTTAAGGGCTCGACCTAATACGTCTAATGGTCGGGATGTATTTACATTCTTCTGTACACTCACTATTATCACCTTTCCTATACCATGAATGTTGGTAAGATTTATATTTAAATGTACCGCCATCAAAAATATAAAAGTGAGAATGGAAACTAAAATTAGGGTGAATTATAATTGAAAATAAAAAAGAGATATCATCTGAAAAAAAAGAAATTAAAAGAGTTTCAAGCCAAACTAGGGCCTTATGCATCATTAATACCTTCTAAATCCAAAGTAGAGATCTTAGAAAGTGATCTGCCTGAATTGATCCTGGTAGATGGTGATCCCCTCATTATAATCCTGGATGGAGAACCATTTCCCACCCTGAAAGGAGCTCTAAAACACCCAATCAAAAGTCATATGGTGGTGGTGGACATGGGGGCAGTGAAATTCATGGCCAGCGGGGCTGATGTGATGTCTCCGGGTATTGTTGAGGCCGACCCCCAGATCCAGGAGGGAGATACAGTTATCGTGGTTGATGAAAACCACCGTAAACCCCTGGCCATGGGAACTGCCATCATATCTGGAGAAGAGATGGTAGATAAAGATAAGGGCAAGGCAGTGAAGACCTTACACTACATTGGGGATAAGATCTGGAATCTTGATGTTTAAGTAGTGGGGGATTTCCATTATATAGATTTAGCTATTAAAACAACATTAAATTTAGTTTTAGGGAGATTAAATACAATGAATGGAGAAAAACAATGGAAATGTGGTATATATTTGCAAGTGTGCCTCTTTTAGGCGCGGTTATACATTTTTTCTTAAGTAAAAAGCCTAAATCACTTAACCGGATAAGCGAATTATTGTTATTATGGTATTTAGGTGTGGGAATTGGTGTTGGGTCCCTTTTTAGTGGTCTGGTACAAGTTTTAAGTCCAGAAATGGTAGCTCAATCAACAGGATGGGCTTATTCTCCATTTTTGCGTGAGGTAGGATTTGCAAATATTTCATATGGTATTTTAGGTCTTTTGGCAGTGAAATTCAGGAATTTCTGGGCACCGGCCATCATTGCTTATGCAGTATTCATGTGGGGTGCAGCTGCAGGTCACATCTATGAAATACAGCAAACAGCAAATCTTTCAGCAGGTAATGCTGGAGCCGTACTTTACCTTGACATTTTAATGCCTATATTTCTGATAATATTACTGGCAGTATATCATAAGACTCTAGAAAACAACACAGGCAGTGAATCTGTTAGTTGATGGGGAGATATTATTAAATAATGGGATTCAATATTATTTAACACTACTTGATGGGGTTTAATGCTTATTTATTGAATTTAGGGGTGTTTATAATAATATGCAAGTCTTATCATGATCTGATTATTAAAAATTGGTGTTTAATATGGTAGAACTAAGATACTCCTCAGGCAAGCTACTTTCACCTGAGGTTCATAAAGTAGGAATCATGGCCATTGGTTCTCACCTGGAAAATCATGGTGCCGCACTTCCCATTGACACTGATTCTAAAATCGCATCTCACCTGGCACTTCAAGCATCTATTCGCACTGGGGCTAAATTTTTAGGCATATTATATGCTGCAACAGAGTATGATTACGTTAAGCATGGTATACATCTGCCTGCAGATGTTCTGGTGGAAAATGAACTTGTTCCCACTTTAAAAAATGCCAAAAATAATCTAGATCTGGAAGCTGTGGTCCTGGTAAATGGTCATGGTGGGAATGTACCCATCAAAGATTATCTGGATGATATTGAAGGGGAACTTGGCCTTGAAATCATTTTCAACAACAAGATTGTGGAAATCGAGGGACCTCATGCAGGTACAGGAGAACTTTCCATGGGGGTGGTTCTGGGAATGGCAGATGAATCATCTCTTAATGAACACTGTCAGTTTGATGAGTACCCTGAAGTGGGAATGGTTGGTCTTTTAGAGGCACGCCATCAAAGTAAAGGTATTGATGAGGGGGCATGTGAAGTTCAAAAGCAGGGTGTTTTTGTGGATCGGGAATTAGGTGAATCCCTTCTTGAAACTGCTGTTTGTGATATTATTAGGGATATTGAGAGTTTATTGAGTTGAGTTATTTTAGATTATTCTATGAGTATGGCAAAATCAAGGTAAGGATTGATATTCATTAACACAATACATTACTATATTAATGACTTACTCTAAGTGACAATTGATTGAATTATTAGAGGTGTGAAGATGTTTTGTCCCAACTGCGGAACTGAAGTTAGTGGAAAATTTTGCCCAAATTGTGGTGAATCAATGGAAACAGCCATAGAAGAACCTGTTCAAAGCCCTGAAATACAACCCGCAGCAACTGCTGCACCAGTTGCTGGTTCTTCCAGTAAATATTCTGTGGATGATTTCATCAACAAAACCATGGAAAAAAGTGGTTCCGGTGAAACATTCGAGATTGAAAACAACTATCTGCTGAATATAAACCTTAATGGCAAGGTTTGGTCAAAAAAAGGAGCAATGGTGGCTTATACAGGTGATGTCAAGTTCAAAAGAGAGGGAACTTTAGAACATGGAATTGACCGGTTTGTTAAAAAAGCAGTAACCGGTGAGTCAAGCACCTTAATGAAAATGAAAGGTCAGGGAAAGGTTTACCTTGCAGATCAGGGAAAAGAAATCGTTGTTTTGAACCTTCAAAATGAAAGGATTTATGTTAATGGAAACGATCTTCTGGCTTTTGAAGAGCAGATTGACTGGGACATAACCATGATGAGTTCTGGTGTGGGAATGTCTGCTGGTGGTCTGTTCCACGTGAAACTGGAAGGAACAGGTATGGTGGCCATAACCACTCATTTCACACCCATCACCCTGGTGGTAACTCCAGACCAGCCAGTGTACACGGATCCCAATGCTACCGTGGCCTGGTCCGGTGGTTTAAGCCCATCTGTTAAGGCGGATATGGACTTTAAAACACTACTGGGTAAGGATAGTGGTGAAACATTCCAGTTAAAATTCCAGGGCCAGGGATTTGTAATTGTACAGCCATTCGAAGAGTTCTAAGAAAGAGTTTTAATTAATAAAACTCTTTTTTTAAGTTAATATGGGGTTTTTTTAACAAAAATATAAAAATCTTTTTAATATTTATTTTATCTCGTAAATTTTATCCAAATTAATCAAAGTCAGTCCACCTTTCAATCAGTTTTTTTCTTTGTTTTGAAGTTGTATGGCCAATCTTGACCTTTCAAGAGCTAGACCCAACTGCAATCCAATGGAACTAAGGTTTTCAAGACTGGTTTTATTGTAGGTCTTCACGTCTCTGCTCCCCATGTTAAGAAGCCCGATTATCTTTTCACCACTTTTTATGGGTAGTATGAGAAGAGTTTCTACCATGTTCTTTTTTATAGCGGGGTCTATCAGATCATAATCTGCAGATTCTGAGGTAATGTAGACTAAACTTTGATTTTTCAGTGTTTTATTAAAAAGATCCTTGAAAATCCCGGCTATACACATATTTCTCAAGTTTTCAGGTAAATTCTTATGGACCTTCAAGGCCAATTCCTCTTTATCGTCAGTAAGGTAAATGCATCCCATTTCAAAACCAAGGGCATCTATGGTACTGGTCACTGATTTTGCCAAAATTTCATCCTCTTCAGTGATGGAGTTAAGCACGGATGAAACATTATTCATGGCCACCAGAGTATTAATGTACTCATTTTTTTCATGTGTCAGTCTTTTTATCTTGAAAAACACTGATAATTCATCTGCAACCATCTCCACATTCTCAATATTAACTGAATTCACAGATTCAGATTGGGTTAACAGTACTATGGCACCAATGGCATGATCTTCATTGATAATGGGAACGGAGAGCATCATGGACAATGAACTATTTTTTAGGTGGGATTGGACGGCTTCAAGATCAAAATCACCATTTCCTACAGATAAAGTCTCCAGATAATCCATACTTTTCCCTATGAATCCTTCTAGATCCCCCCGTATCTGGGCACTATTTTTAAGTGATGGGGTCTGGTACTGGAGATGCAGCTTACCTCCATTTTTAAGGAATATCCCACAGTATTCAGTGGGAAGTAAACTGTTAATTCCCTCAAACACTTCTTTAAAGGTTTGTTCTCCACGGTCTCTGGAACTGATGGAACGAGCAATGGATAAGAGAATTTCTAATTCTCTTTTTGTGCGTTTGGATTGGGAAAGATCCTCTCCAATGATTGTGGTTCCGTTGATTTCCTTATTTTCCCCTATTATGGGATGGATGGAAATTTTATATGGTCGGTATACATTTGATTTTTCCATAAAATCGATTTCAAAAGTGGTACTGTGACCTGCTTTAAGGGAACCAATGGCCTTATCTATTACAATCATTTCCTGGGGATTAACCAGCTCTTGGAGGTTATTTTTCCCCTTAAAGAAGGTCTTAAAGGTGTCGTTGGTTGCTATGATGTTTCGATAATTGTTTATGGTAAACAATAAAGTGTCAGGGTTGTCAATAGATCTTTTAAGGTCGGATTCTTTATAGATTAAGTTATGCAGTTCGGAAGCTACACTTACAAGTGTATCCATGCTACCTGTATCTTCTGGTCTAATTATGGGTCCAGAAACGATATTTGTTTTAGGGAATTTAGTCAAACTCCATAATTTGCTCCTACCAACGAAACGGTAGTTGATAATTCCTTTAGCATTTAGGATTTCCAGGTACTTTAACACTGTGGCCCTACTCCTGCTGGTGCCCCTGGTAATTTTATCCAGCATGCACTCCTCTGGAGGATGGGAACTGATGTATGATATGATCAGTCTTTCGGTATCAGTTAGTTCTTTATCATGTTCAGTCATGATCTTCTCACTCCCCTCTCTTTCTATACTATATAGTATAATGATTAGTTAATATATAAGTTTATAAATTATTCAAAAATTACAAAATAATCGTATGTATTAAAAGTTCATCAGGAGTATTTTAATTTTTTAATTGCATTTATTTTTTATTAATAGATTGGGGCTATAATGGGGATTATTTTTATTTAATAATGGTTGATAACTTTTTTTAGTTGTTTTAGGTATGTTTTTTGGGTTTACAATTTTTTCATTTTACCTTCTCTTTGTGTTTTTATTCGGAAGATTTATATAATGTAAGTTATACTATACCTTATAGTTATACTATAAAGTATATATTTTTTGGAGATGAAAAAATGCGCTACGAAACTGAAGCAAAAGAGTTGATTCAATTACTGGGACTTAAAGGAAGTCCAGTAGCAGTTAAACTGGTTAAAACTCCGGATGACATCCCTGAAGGTTATGAAAAGATTCCTGAAACCAAAAGGCACTGTGAATTCATTCAAAACACCAGACTCAAAGGTGATACAGGATATGCAACGGCTGAAGAACACATGTGCAAAGGCGGAGCCGGAGTCATGGGAATTGGTCAATTACCTCCCACTGTAGCTGATGGCACTATGTACCACAAATTAGGAAACTTCAAAACACCAGAGGGGGCTCTGGATACTGTGGAAGCCATACCCAAATCAAGTGAGGAACACTATGCTTCATTATATGCAGCACTGGAAACAGCAAACTTTGAACCAGATGTTGTGGTAATGGTACTCAACCCAAAACAGGCATTAAGAGTCAGCCAAGCATATCTCAACGCTAAAGGTGGCCGAATATCCAGCGACTACTCTGGAATACAATCACTATGTGCCGATGCAGTGGTTGCAGTAAAAGAGCGCGGTGTGCCCAACATGACCCTGGGATGTAATGGATCACGAGGATACGCTGGTGTTGGTGATGAAGAGTTGGTTATTGGAATACCTCCTGAAAACCTAAAAGACATATTAGGAGCTTTAAAAACCTTCCAGGAAAAATGGAGATGAACATAACATCTCCATTAATCTTAAACTCATCATTTGGAATTTAACGAGTATTAAACAGATTAGAGGGGTGTAAAATATGAAAAAAATCGAAGCCCGGGGAATAAAAGCCCCAAACGCAGCTATACTTATGGAAAACATCTTAAAACAGGATTCTACCAGTGGACTCATAATAACTCTCAGCCCTGGTTCAGAAGAAGGGTTGGATAATGTTGCTTGGAAGTATGGCCTTGGAATAGAAGTTGAAACGAAAGAAAATGAAGTGGTGGTATGTTTGGCCAAAAATTTAGGGGATAGGGAAGATCTGGAAGAACTTGATGTCACAGGAGAAACATGTCCCGGACCAATTATCATTGCCGGTGACAAACTGGGTTGCATGGAGAATGGGGATAGAGTGAAGATAAAAAACAACAACCTGGAAACCATTGAAGATATAGCAATAGCTCTGCCTGAAATGGGTGGAAAACTAGTGGATCAAGGAATTGACGGTGAAAAACATTACCTGGTAATTGAGAAAGTGGATAAACAAGACTCAAAAGAGACTACAACTTCAGTCAACCGTGATAAAGTTCTGGTGGTTCAAAGTAATGGAATTGGTAATGCAGAGCGTGCTTATGCTACTTTCATATTCGCAAAAGCTGCTCTTAGCATGGGTAAAAATGTAAGCATATTCTTACTTATGGATGGAGTGAGCATAGCTCCTAAAGGTAACGCAGCCACAGTGAAACATCCTGCCTTTGACCGATTGGACCATCTAATGACCGAAGCAATTGATGCTGGTGCAACCATCTACGTGTGCGAGTTAAGTGCTAATTTCAGGGGAATCAAACAAAAAGACCTGGAAAAAGGTTGTAAACTGGCAGGAGCAGCAACTTACGTTACTTTACTTTCAGATCCCACTTATGCTGTGGTTAACTTTTAAATAAGGAAATTTTACACTGAAGATTTTTATTGAAGATTTTTATTGAAGATTTTTATTGAAGATGAAACATCAAACGAGATGATGAGGATTTTGTTTTGAGATTAACTATTTGATAACTGGAATTGAAAATTAAAAAGGTGAAAAAAATGCAGGTTACCTATCCCGTGATTATTCTGGCCATACTGGCAAGTGGACTTGTAAGTGGGTTTATAACATTCCGGATGCATGGAATGCGACTGGCACCACATTTTGTGGTACTGATATTGGCTCTGGTAGCTACACTGATAAACATCATCAGTGGAAATTATTACATCCTTTGTGCTGCTGTTTTACTACAGGTTGTAACTACTATAACCGCATTTACCCAGACATGGACCACATTGAAGTATAACTTTCAAACTGCACCAGCATACGCCCCACACTTGACTTTAATGACTATGTTACCCGTACTTGCTGTGGCATCATTGATTTGAATTCTTACTTTTTTATTCATTTATTTTTTTTAATGGCGAATTTTTAATGGATTTACTAGTCTAAAATTCCAGTACCCTGATAAATTTACATTCTAAGCCTATTTAACATATTTAAATTATTTTACAATAAATAAGTCTAATGAAAGATTAGGCTGATCAAAGAAAATTAACTATTTTAAGTCCTTTTTAAGAGAATTAGAATATCTTAAGTTTTAGATTAAGAATTGATTTGATCTTAAGAAAAATTATAATTAGTATTAAAACTTATATTTAGTAGGGGAACGTAAAAAAATCCCAAAATCAAATTAACCCAATAGAGGGGTGTTGTATTTGACCAAGGTAATAAAAAAGAAAGGCTCGATTGAATCATTTAATCCAAATAAAATTAAAGGTTCACTCCAAAAGGCAACTATAGATGCAGGGTACAGTCTGGATGAGAAAAAGGATATTATAAATCAGGTCTTTATTAATATCAATAAAAAAATCGATGAAGAGGAAGAAATTAAAAGTGAAACCATCAAAATGTGTCTTTTAACAGAATTAGATAAATGTGAGCCATATATTGCTAAATCATGGCGTAGATTTGATGATAAATACAAATCAAGATGAATGCTTATTTTTTTTAAGCCTCAATCCTTGGTTTTCAATGGGATAAATCTTTAAAGAATAAATTTTGGAGATATAAACCATGGTACTGCCTGATCTTTACCCTCAAATATTCAAGCGAAAATCCATTAGAAATTATGATCTTACTCCATTGGAGGATGCTGAACTTGAAAATATTCTTGAACAGATTAACAATTTGGAACCATTGTATGCTGATATTAAGGTGGATTTGAAGATCGTATTCCAAAATGATGTTAATCAGAGGATGATGAAGAAAGCACCCCACTATATTGCGGTTTTCTCAGAAGCTAAAGATGGTTATAAGACCAATGTAGGGTTCATGCTCCAGCAGATGGATCTCTTCTTTTCAGCCAATGGTTTGGGCAGTTGCTGGCAGGGAATCCCCAAACTAAAGAAAAATGTTTTGGAAAGTTCAAATCTTGAATTCGTCATTTTAATGGCATTTGGAAAGGCAAAAATGCCATTACACCGAACCAACACTATAGAATTCAAGAGAAAACCTCTCCCACAAATAAGTGATATTAGAAATAAAGGATCTGTAGGAACATTGTTGGAAGCAGCTCGCCTGGCTCCCTCAGCAACTAACAGCCAGCCATGGTTTTTTAAGGGTAATCATAATGTAATTCATGCTTATGTAGTAAAACCAAACATTTTCAGGGCTATTATGCTGAAAAAATATATTAGGATTGATATGGGTATTGCACTTTACCATCTGAAGCTGGCAGCAGAGCATTTAGGGAAAACAACCAGAATTATTTTTGATGAAACTGGAGATGAAAATGCGCCCCATGGATATGAATATGTGACCAGTTTGAAAATTGAGTAACGATTTGAAAATCGTTTATTTTTAATTCACTGAAACTTGTTTAATTCACTGAAATTGTTTTTATTATTAAAAAAATAATATTTAAAAAATAACAAAAAATCTTTTTTGTCCATTATCAGTATATTATGGGGTTAATATAAATTTACACTAGTAAATAACCTCTAAATTGGGTTAAACTTTAGGGGATTAAACTTTAGGGCACTCCCCAAAAAATTTTAACTTTACCTGCTATTTTTTTACCCTGCTTGCGTCCTGCTTGAGCAGATACCCTGCGGAAATTGGCATCAAGAGGGTTGGGCCCTTTAGCTTCCAGTGACTCTTCATCAGGGGTGATGACCATAACCTGGGAACCGGATGTTTTTAGCTGGGCCAGTTCCTCTTCAAAGGTGATGCGGTGCATGGTGGGGCCCATTGCTGGTGTAATCATGTTGGGTTCGGCAACAATTATAAAGACCTGATCATAGCCCTGGGCTATATCGGCGTTGGTCCCGGAACTCATACCTCCATCAATATATCTGCGGCCATTGATTGTGGTGGGTGGATAGACACCTGGAATAGCTGAGCTGGCAGATACAGCAAGTAAAAGCGGAACATCTGAATCCTGGTCAAATTTAACCCATTCACCTGTCTCGGCATCAACGGCATTAATTATCAGTTTTCTCTCCATATTCCATTCATGAACTGGCAAACGTGATGCCATCATTTTCAATCTCTCCTCCTCTTCCATGGTTGGTGCGGCCAGTGCTGCTTCTCCAATAAGTGCCCTTGCTGTTTGTGAATCAGGGGAGCTCATAATAGCTGCAGCCATCATCTGGCGGAATTTATGTCCATTGAAATCCACCTGTTTTTCAACGGTCTCATTGATTGGTTTCAACTGGAGGTTGTAGAGTTCTTCCAGGCTGAGACCACTGGTGATCTGAGCCCCTACACTGGAACCAGCAGATGTTCCTACGATAAGTTCCGCGTGGGTTACATCCACTCCACTTTCTTCAAGTCCGAAAAGAATACCTAATTCCCAGGCGGTCCCTGTAATTCCGCCCCCACTCAAGACCAGTGCTTTTGATGGTTTATCCTTTTTAGCCATTATTTACCTCCTCCAACTGATGATATAATTTTACAGAAAATTTCAACTGGAATATCTGGATTTTACCGGTATTCTACAGATTTTGCCGGTATTTAAATATTCATTATTATTTGAACTTTCAATGTTTAATCATATTAATTTTAAAGGAAGAGAATTATAATTTAATAATTAATGGCTTAATCTGCCATTTCACGGTATTTAACAGCAATTTCAGCAAAAGAATTTGCTATGTAATGCACCTGTTCCTGGCTGAAACCGTAGACACTGCATTTGAACCACTGGGTCTGTCCTCGTTTGATTCCCACAATATTCCTCTTTTTAAGCTCTTCATAAAGATAAAAACCTTTACGTGGATGTTTACCTGCGATACTATGGAAAAATGGTGTTTCAAATCGCACCAGATCATGTTCAGTGGGACGCACACCGATCTGCCTAACCCCACTTATTTTTTCCATTTCAGAAACGAAATAACGGGTTTTTTCCACTTCAACATCCCAATTGTTAACCCGATGAATTATGTGAGGTAAAGATGCCATTAATGTTGCAATAGGAGCTCCACGACTGGTGCATCCCATCATCTCCAGTTCCTTCACTTGATGTCGGTTTGATCTTTTTAAAACCAGGTCTGCCCATTCTTCCTGCACTCCCAGAATGCCTATGGGTCCGGAGGCAGCCATACTCTTATGACCACTTCCCACCACGAAATCCACATTCCACCTCTTGGCATCTATGGGCATTCTTCCCATGGAGTATGCACAGTTTAAGAGGAAGGGAATACCCGCGTCATGAGCTATTTTGCCAATAGCCCGGGCATCAGTTACATTACCGTAATCTCCATCCACATGGGTCAGGAGAATCAGACTAACATCTTCACCCATGTCATAAAGTTCATCAAGGGTTTCCCGGTACCCTTCAGCGTCAATACGATATTCAGGATCATCACTACTGGGAACTTCCACGATGTTAAGCCCGTTTCGTTCTGCTGCCAGGTGACTGGTGTAATGGGCATTACCATCCATCAATACAGTATCCCCAGGCCGGCAAAGAGCGTGCATAACTGCAAATTTACCTTCCCTTGCACCATGAACAGTTCGGGCATGATCGACACCAATAAAACTGGCCATATCATCCAGAAAACTATTTATAGATGGTTTTGGTATCTGATCCAGACGGCCGGCACAGTAATCACAGACACTGTATCCATCGGAAAATTCGTATAAAGCTTGGCGTGATTCAGGTGGAAGTACCCCTCCACGTTGAAGGGGATTAAGATTAAGATTTTCTCTTTCTGTTTGGCGATTAAGGGAGTAATCCTGACATTTCATATAAATTCACCAGGTATTGATTAACATTTAGTTGAAATAAACTTATATTGGATAAATAATTTTAATAATTTTTTACTTAAACTAGTTAGACTGTTTCACTTTTCTTTCTCTCTTTTGGTTCTCATATATTTTCTCCAGAATTAATGAATGATTTCTCCAGAGGATAATAAAAGGAGGGATGATAACGAAAAAATATAGGTTCATTATACTTCAATTTGGGGAGTTGGTGGTTTTGAATATGAATCCACCCACTTTTAGATCTATTTTCTTATCTTTAACATCTGAATAATAAACATTCAAACCATTAGGCAATTGGATAGTTTTAATTTCTATTTGGGATTGTAATTCCTTGAAAAATTGGGATCTGTCATCCATTATCCACACGATATTTTCAGTGGAAGATTTTATGGGAATTTCCAGTTCACTGGACTCGGAACTCGTGGAAGTATGATTTCTGCCATAGGAATAGGAAACCTGGTTGTTGAGTTTGTTACTTTTTAGTTGGGAGTTTTCAGAATCAAAAAGATAGTAAACATCATATTCTGGAAGTTGGTACATGGCCTTTCTCCAGCTGAA
This window harbors:
- a CDS encoding putative esterase of the alpha-beta hydrolase superfamily (PFAM: Patatin-like phospholipase), encoding MAKKDKPSKALVLSGGGITGTAWELGILFGLEESGVDVTHAELIVGTSAGSSVGAQITSGLSLEELYNLQLKPINETVEKQVDFNGHKFRQMMAAAIMSSPDSQTARALIGEAALAAPTMEEEERLKMMASRLPVHEWNMERKLIINAVDAETGEWVKFDQDSDVPLLLAVSASSAIPGVYPPTTINGRRYIDGGMSSGTNADIAQGYDQVFIIVAEPNMITPAMGPTMHRITFEEELAQLKTSGSQVMVITPDEESLEAKGPNPLDANFRRVSAQAGRKQGKKIAGKVKIFWGVP
- a CDS encoding nitroreductase (PFAM: Nitroreductase family), with translation MVLPDLYPQIFKRKSIRNYDLTPLEDAELENILEQINNLEPLYADIKVDLKIVFQNDVNQRMMKKAPHYIAVFSEAKDGYKTNVGFMLQQMDLFFSANGLGSCWQGIPKLKKNVLESSNLEFVILMAFGKAKMPLHRTNTIEFKRKPLPQISDIRNKGSVGTLLEAARLAPSATNSQPWFFKGNHNVIHAYVVKPNIFRAIMLKKYIRIDMGIALYHLKLAAEHLGKTTRIIFDETGDENAPHGYEYVTSLKIE
- a CDS encoding Sep-tRNA:Cys-tRNA synthase (PFAM: Soluble liver antigen/liver pancreas antigen (SLA/LP autoantigen)~TIGRFAM: Sep-tRNA:Cys-tRNA synthase), which gives rise to MKCQDYSLNRQTERENLNLNPLQRGGVLPPESRQALYEFSDGYSVCDYCAGRLDQIPKPSINSFLDDMASFIGVDHARTVHGAREGKFAVMHALCRPGDTVLMDGNAHYTSHLAAERNGLNIVEVPSSDDPEYRIDAEGYRETLDELYDMGEDVSLILLTHVDGDYGNVTDARAIGKIAHDAGIPFLLNCAYSMGRMPIDAKRWNVDFVVGSGHKSMAASGPIGILGVQEEWADLVLKRSNRHQVKELEMMGCTSRGAPIATLMASLPHIIHRVNNWDVEVEKTRYFVSEMEKISGVRQIGVRPTEHDLVRFETPFFHSIAGKHPRKGFYLYEELKKRNIVGIKRGQTQWFKCSVYGFSQEQVHYIANSFAEIAVKYREMAD